The proteins below are encoded in one region of Gammaproteobacteria bacterium:
- a CDS encoding type IV pilus assembly protein PilP: protein MSELQAFITEVKKRPPSHVDPLPEIRPYETFSYGSTGLRDPFESIIEPESQREQEPTAKSTSNIQPDFNRNREILENYALDSLRMVGTLERQGERWGLVRGPDGTVHRVQVGNYMGKNHGNINQINEDSITLTEIVRDIGDSWRKREAALALSQ, encoded by the coding sequence CGTCCGCCCTCTCATGTCGATCCTTTGCCAGAAATTCGGCCTTACGAAACTTTTTCCTATGGTTCTACCGGGTTACGGGATCCTTTTGAATCTATTATCGAACCCGAATCTCAGCGAGAGCAGGAACCCACCGCTAAATCTACCTCCAACATTCAACCTGATTTCAATCGCAACCGGGAAATTTTGGAGAATTATGCACTGGACAGCCTGCGCATGGTCGGCACCTTGGAGCGCCAAGGCGAACGTTGGGGCTTGGTTCGAGGCCCAGATGGCACCGTGCATCGAGTTCAAGTAGGAAATTACATGGGAAAAAACCACGGTAACATTAACCAGATCAATGAAGATAGCATTACGCTTACTGAAATCGTTCGTGATATCGGAGATAGTTGGCGGAAGCGCGAAGCGGCGTTAGCCTTGTCACAATAA